Proteins encoded within one genomic window of Glycine soja cultivar W05 chromosome 1, ASM419377v2, whole genome shotgun sequence:
- the LOC114407667 gene encoding hexokinase-1-like: protein MGKVAVVCTAAACAAVAVALVVRHRMRSSGKWGRAVAIVKEFEEQCGTPIGKLRQVADAMNVEMHEGLASEGGSKLKMLITYVDNLPSGDEKGVFYALDLGGTNFRTLRVHLGGKEKGVVNLESEKVSIPPHLMTGSSHELFDFVAAKLAKFVSSEPEEFHLPPGRQRELGFTFSFPVRQTSIASGNLIKWTKSFNIEDMVGEDVVGELTKSFDKIGLDMRVAALVNDTVGTVARARFSNQDVVAGVIVGTGTNAAYVESAHAIPKWHGLRPKSRETVINMEWGDFHSSHLPLTEYDQALDAESLNPGEQIFEKIISGMYLGDIVRRVLLKMAEEADFFGDTVPPKLRIPFILRTYHIVVMHHDTSSDLKVVGNKLKDILEINNTSLKMRKIVVQLCDIVATRGARLSAAGIFGILKKIGRDTIKAGEKQKSVVALDGGLFEGYKKFRSSLESTLKELLGDEAAEMIGIEQSNDGSGIGAALLAASHSQYLGVPES from the exons ATGGGGAAGGTGGCGGTGGTTTGCACGGCTGCGGCGTGTGCTGCGGTGGCGGTGGCGCTGGTGGTGCGCCACCGCATGAGGAGCTCCGGAAAGTGGGGTCGCGCGGTGGCTATTGTGAAAGAGTTTGAGGAGCAGTGTGGGACCCCAATTGGGAAGCTGAGACAGGTTGCTGATGCCATGAACGTTGAGATGCATGAAGGTCTTGCTTCTGAAGGTGGCAGCAAGCTCAAGATGTTGATCACTTATGTTGATAATCTCCCTTCTGG GGATGAGAAAGGAGTATTTTATGCGTTAGACCTTGGTGGCACAAACTTTCGAACCCTTCGCGTGCATTTAGGTGGGAAGGAGAAAGGTGTTGTCAATCTAGAGTCTGAAAAAGTTTCCATTCCTCCTCATTTGATGACTGGTTCTTCACAT gaattatttgattttgtggCAGCTAAACTTGCAAAGTTCGTTAGTTCTGAGCCTGAAGAATTTCACCTTCCCCCTGGCAGACAAAGGGAACTGGGTTTTACCTTCTCCTTTCCAGTGAGGCAAACATCAATTGCATCTGGGAATCTAATAAAGTGGACTAAGAGTTTCAATATTGAGGATATG GTTGGAGAAGATGTGGTGGGTGAACTAACCAAGTCCTTCGATAAAATTGGTCTGGATATGCGTGTTGCAGCTCTA GTTAATGACACAGTCGGAACAGTAGCTAGAGCAAGATTCAGCAATCAGGATGTTGTTGCTGGAGTGATTGTTGGTACTGGAACAAATGCAGCTTATGTAGAGAGTGCACATGCAATTCCAAAATGGCATGGTCTTCGACCAAAATCAAGAGAGACG GTTATAAACATGGAGTGGGGTGATTTCCATTCCTCCCATCTTCCTCTAACAGAATATGATCAAGCCTTAGATGCAGAGAGCTTAAACCCTGGAGAACAG ATTTTTGAGAAGATAATTTCTGGTATGTATTTGGGTGACATTGTAAGGAGAGTTTTGTTGAAGATGGCTGAAGAAGCTGACTTCTTTGGAGATACTGTTCCTCCAAAATTGAGAATTCCTTTCATACTTAG GACATATCACATAGTTGTAATGCATCATGATACATCTTCGGATCTGAAGGTGGTTGGAAACAAATTGAAGGATATATTAGAG atCAATAACACATCCCTGAAAATGCGGAAGATTGTTGTGCAACTCTGTGATATTGTTGCTACTCGAGGAGCCCGCCTTTCGGCTGCTGGTATTTTTGGCATCCTCAAGAAAATAGGAAGAGACACAATAAAGGCCGGGGAGAAACAGAAATCAGTTGTAGCACTGGATGGAGGATTGTTTGAAGGATACAAAAAATTCAGAAGTTCCTTGGAGAGCACACTAAAGGAGTTGTTAGGAGACGAGGCAGCTGAGATGATTGGCATTGAGCAGTCTAATGATGGCTCGGGAATTGGAGCAGCCCTTCTGGCAGCTTCTCACTCCCAGTATTTGGGAGTGCCAGAGTCCTGA
- the LOC114407673 gene encoding receptor-like protein kinase 5, whose protein sequence is MKKTTSSCDKMPILSLLSFFLFLTYANSQSQYSLLYDQEHAVLLRIKQHLQNPPFLNHWTPSNSSHCTWPEISCTNGSVTSLTMINTNITQTLPPFLCDLTNLTHVDFQWNFIPGEFPKYLYNCSKLEYLDLSQNYFVGKIPDDIDHLASLSFLSLGGNNFSGDIPASIGRLKELRSLQLYQCLLNGTFPAEIGNLSNLESLYVFSNHMLPPTKLPSSLTQLNKLKVFHMYESSLVGEIPEAIGHMVALEELDLSKNDLSGQIPNDLFMLKNLSILYLYRNSLSGEIPGVVEAFHLTDLDLSENKLSGKIPDDLGRLNNLKYLNLYSNQLSGKVPESIARLRALTDFVVFINNLSGTLPLDFGLFSKLETFQVASNSFTGRLPENLCYHGSLVGLTAYDNNLSGELPESLGSCSSLQILRVENNNLSGNIPSGLWTSMNLTKIMINENKFTGQLPERFHCNLSVLSISYNQFSGRIPLGVSSLKNVVIFNASNNLFNGSIPLELTSLPRLTTLLLDHNQLTGPLPSDIISWKSLITLDLCHNQLSGVIPDAIAQLPGLNILDLSENKISGQIPLQLALKRLTNLNLSSNLLTGRIPSELENLAYATSFLNNSGLCADSKVLNLTLCNSRPQRARIERRSASHAIIISLVVAASLLALLSSFLMIRVYRKRKQELKRSWKLTSFQRLSFTKKNIVSSMSEHNIIGSGGYGAVYRVAVDDLNYVAVKKIWSSRKLEEKLVSSFLAEVEILSNIRHNNIVKLLCCISKEDSLLLVYEYLENHSLDRWLQKKSKPAAVSGSVLDWPKRLHIAIGAAQGLCYMHHDCLPPVVHRDVKTSNILLDSQFNAKVADFGLAKMLMKPEELATMSAVAGTFGYIAPEYAQTTRVNEKIDVYSFGVVLLELTTGKEANRGDEYSCLAEWAWRHIQIGTDVEDILDEEIKEACYMEEICNIFRLGVMCTATLPASRPSMKEVLKILLTCSNLLTNGEKNAGFYDSIPLLKNSKWENQVEYYTDDD, encoded by the exons ATGAAAAAAACTACCTCATCATGTGACAAAATGCCAatcctctctcttctctccttcttcctctttctcACCTATGCAAACTCTCAGTCTCAGTACTCTTTGCTGTATGATCAAGAACATGCAGTCCTATTGAGGATAAAGCAACACCTGCAAAATCCACCGTTCCTCAATCACTGGACCCCATCAAACTCTTCACATTGCACTTGGCCAGAGATCAGCTGCACCAATGGCTCAGTCACTTCACTGACTATGATCAACACCAACATCACTCAAACACTGCCACCTTTCCTATGTGACCTCACAAACCTCACACATGTTGATTTTCAGTGGAATTTCATTCCTGGTGAATTCCCAAAATATCTCTACAACTGCTCCAAGCTTGAGTACCTTGACCTCTCACAAAACTACTTTGTCGGTAAGATTCCTGATGATATTGACCACTTGGCTAGCCTGAGTTTTCTTAGCCTTGGTGGCAACAACTTCTCTGGTGACATTCCAGCCAGCATTGGGAGGTTAAAGGAGCTAAGAAGTCTTCAACTTTATCAGTGTCTTCTCAATGGTACTTTCCCTGCCGAAATTGGCAACTTGTCCAACCTTGAGTCCTTGTATGTGTTCTCAAACCACATGCTCCCTCCCACAAAGTTGCCATCAAGCTTGACCCAGTTGAACAAATTGAAGGTCTTTCATATGTATGAATCCAGCTTGGTAGGGGAAATCCCTGAAGCCATTGGACACATGGTGGCATTGGAGGAATTGGATTtgtcaaaaaatgatttaaGTGGACAAATTCCCAATGATTTGTTCATGCTGAAAAATCTGAGCATACTGTATCTTTACCGGAACAGCCTTTCTGGGGAGATACCTGGAGTGGTTGAAGCATTCCACTTGACAGACCTTGATCTTTCAGAGAATAAACTTAGTGGGAAAATACCAGATGATTTGGGAAGGCTCAATAACTTAAAATACTTGAATTTGTATAGCAATCAGTTATCTGGGAAGGTACCAGAAAGCATTGCTCGTCTGCGGGCTCTGAccgattttgttgtttttatcaACAATTTATCAGGTACTCTTCCTTTAGACTTCGGTCTGTTCTCAAAGCTTGAAACATTTCAGGTTGCATCTAATAGTTTCACAGGAAGGTTGCCAGAGAACTTGTGCTACCATGGAAGTTTAGTTGGTTTAACTGCTTATGACAATAACCTGAGTGGGGAGTTGCCAGAATCTTTAGGAAGTTGCAGTAGCCTGCAAATTCTGAGGGTTGAAAACAATAATCTTTCTGGCAACATTCCCAGTGGTCTATGGACATCTATGAACTTgacaaaaattatgataaatgaaAACAAGTTCACTGGTCAACTTCCTGAAAGATTTCATTGTAATCTTTCAGTCCTGTCCATAAGTTACAATCAGTTTTCTGGTAGAATTCCGCTCGGAGTGTCTTCCTTGAAGAATGTTGTGATCTTCAATGCCAGTAACAACCTCTTCAATGGTAGTATTCCACTGGAGCTAACATCTCTTCCCCGTCTAACAACTCTTCTGCTTGATCATAACCAGCTCACAGGGCCACTTCCATCAGATATAATATCATGGAAGTCCCTAATAACTCTAGATTTGTGCCACAATCAACTCTCTGGAGTAATCCCAGACGCAATTGCTCAGTTACCTGGCCTTAATATTTTGGATTTGTCAGAAAACAAAATCTCTGGTCAAATTCCACTTCAACTAGCCCTTAAGAGACTCACAAATCTCAATCTGTCGTCCAATCTTTTGACAGGGAGGATTCCAAGTGAACTAGAAAACCTTGCTTATGCCACAAGCTTTTTAAACAATTCCGGTCTCTGTGCTGATAGTAAAGTACTAAACCTTACCTTGTGTAATTCTAGGCCTCAAAGGGCAAGAATTGAAAGAAGATCTGCATCTCATGCTATAATCATAAGCCTGGTGGTAGCAGCCTCCTTACTGGCTTTGTTGTCATCATTCTTGATGATCAGAGTttacagaaaaagaaagcaagaattGAAAAGGTCATGGAAGCTCACTTCCTTTCAGAGGCTgagtttcacaaaaaaaaatattgtgtctTCAATGTCAGAACACAATATTATTGGCAGTGGTGGGTATGGTGCAGTATATCGTGTCGCTGTTGATGATTTAAATTATGTTGCAGTGAAAAAGATATGGAGTAGCAGAAAGTTAGAGGAGAAGCTTGTAAGTTCATTTCTTGCAGAGGTTGAAATACTGAGCAATATTCGTCATAACAACATTGTAAAGTTGCTATGCTGCATCTCCAAAGAGGATTCTCTGCTCCTTGTCTATGAGTATCTGGAAAACCATAGCCTTGATAGGTGGCTACAAAAGAAAAGTAAGCCAGCAGCTGTGTCAGGTTCAGTCCTTGATTGGCCAAAGAGATTGCATATAGCCATTGGAGCAGCACAAGGTTTGTGCTACATGCATCATGACTGCTTACCACCGGTTGTTCATCGCGATGTGAAAACAAGTAACATTCTGTTGGATTCTCAATTCAATGCAAAAGTTGCTGATTTTGGTCTGGCCAAGATGTTGATGAAGCCAGAAGAACTTGCTACCATGTCAGCGGTGGCAGGCACATTCGGCTATATTGCTCCAG AATATGCTCAAACGACTAGAGTCAATGAGAAGATAGATGTCTATAGCTTTGGAGTTGTCCTATTGGAACTGACAACTGGAAAAGAAGCCAATCGTGGAGATGAATATTCATGTCTCGCGGAATGGGCGTGGCGCCACATTCAGATAGGGACTGATGTAGAAGACATTTTGGATGAAGAAATTAAGGAAGCTTGTTACATGGAAGAAATCTGCAACATCTTCAGACTTGGGGTTATGTGCACTGCTACCCTGCCAGCCAGTAGACCTTCCATGAAGGAAGTTCTTAAAATATTGCTCACCTGCAGCAATCTACTTACCAATGGAGAGAAGAATGCTGGTTTCTATGATTCTATTCCACTTCTTAAGAATTCAAAATGGGAAAACCAGGTGGAATATTAtactgatgatgattga